A window of Candidatus Palauibacter soopunensis contains these coding sequences:
- a CDS encoding ABC transporter ATP-binding protein, with protein sequence MNAATGPLLGGVGLRRVYGGRTAVEVDRIELREGEMLAVFGPNGAGKSTLLRLLAMLEKPDAGEVTFRGGSGRPAERALRAASAVVFQRPHFWSDSVEYNVGLGLSLRGVPRPESRARSRAVCEQLAISHLLGAPISQLSGGEAQRVALARALVLDPEILFLDEPTANLDTDARLDLRHDLELVARERATSVFLITHDRGEAFHLADRVAVIRDGKLVQTGTPKEIYENPADVYTARVTGAEFTISGAVTRAHERMVTVDIGGALLVALGEAAPGTPVKIAYRPEDLVLGPPDVPPADLSTRNLIVATVEERRDMGGLVRLRLRGPVELVALVTLDAAQELGVDPGVRVAVRAKATALHAFAAAPS encoded by the coding sequence GTGAACGCCGCGACCGGCCCGCTTCTCGGGGGCGTCGGCCTGCGCCGCGTCTATGGCGGAAGGACGGCCGTCGAGGTGGACCGCATCGAACTGCGCGAGGGTGAGATGCTCGCGGTGTTCGGGCCGAACGGCGCCGGGAAGTCCACGCTGCTGCGCCTTCTCGCCATGCTGGAGAAGCCCGACGCCGGAGAGGTCACGTTCCGCGGCGGGTCGGGACGGCCAGCCGAGCGGGCGCTCCGGGCCGCGTCCGCGGTCGTGTTTCAACGCCCTCACTTCTGGAGCGACTCCGTCGAGTACAACGTCGGGCTGGGCCTGTCCCTGCGCGGCGTGCCCCGCCCCGAGTCTCGCGCCCGCTCGCGCGCCGTGTGCGAGCAACTCGCGATCTCGCACCTGCTGGGAGCCCCGATATCGCAACTGTCGGGAGGTGAGGCGCAGCGCGTGGCGCTCGCGCGCGCGCTGGTCCTCGACCCGGAGATCCTCTTTCTCGATGAGCCGACGGCGAATCTCGACACCGACGCCCGCCTCGATCTCCGTCACGACCTGGAACTCGTCGCCCGGGAGCGGGCGACGAGCGTCTTTCTCATCACCCACGACCGGGGCGAGGCCTTCCACCTCGCGGATCGGGTCGCGGTGATCCGGGACGGGAAGCTGGTCCAGACGGGTACGCCGAAGGAGATCTACGAGAATCCCGCGGACGTCTACACGGCGCGCGTCACGGGGGCGGAGTTCACGATCTCCGGCGCCGTGACGCGGGCGCACGAGCGCATGGTCACGGTCGACATCGGGGGCGCCTTACTCGTGGCCCTGGGCGAGGCGGCCCCGGGCACGCCGGTGAAGATCGCCTATCGGCCGGAAGATCTCGTCCTCGGACCCCCCGATGTCCCCCCGGCGGACCTGAGCACGCGCAACCTGATCGTGGCGACCGTGGAGGAGCGGCGCGACATGGGCGGGCTCGTGCGGCTGCGGCTCCGCGGCCCCGTCGAACTCGTCGCCCTCGTCACGCTCGACGCCGCGCAGGAACTCGGGGTCGACCCCGGAGTGCGCGTCGCGGTGCGCGCGAAGGCCACGGCGCTGCATGCGTTCGCGGCGGCCCCGTCCTAG
- a CDS encoding ATP-binding cassette domain-containing protein → MRAIRIIGAVNTPAIRLRGVTKRFDKKTAVRDLDLEIPHGSIYGLIGPNGAGKTTTLRIILDIIGPDAGSVDVFGSPNVESMRTRIGYLPEERGLYQKMTAADHLAFFGQLKGLKRKEALARARAGLDAVGLGDRADDKVETFSKGMAQKAQFLGVILHEPDLLVLDEPFSGLDPLNVELFKQLLQQRQQAGATILLSTHLIEDAERLCERVCMIAGATKVLDGRIRDIKAAAGRRDIALSFEGNPTFLDAPDLIEDISAHGTYVEVRMPEGADPQALLRRAVDSGALISRFELIEPSLRQIFIEKATEAGLSHEDESEDDEAAA, encoded by the coding sequence GTGCGGGCAATCCGTATCATCGGGGCCGTGAATACACCGGCCATTCGCCTCCGGGGCGTCACGAAGCGCTTCGACAAGAAGACGGCGGTCCGCGACCTCGACCTTGAGATCCCCCACGGATCGATTTACGGACTCATCGGCCCGAACGGCGCCGGAAAGACCACGACGCTCCGGATCATCCTCGACATCATCGGACCCGACGCCGGCTCCGTCGACGTCTTCGGTTCCCCCAACGTCGAATCCATGCGCACGCGCATCGGGTACCTCCCGGAGGAGCGCGGCCTGTACCAGAAGATGACCGCCGCGGACCACCTCGCGTTTTTCGGCCAGCTGAAGGGGCTGAAGCGGAAGGAGGCGCTCGCGCGGGCCCGGGCCGGGCTGGATGCGGTGGGTCTCGGCGACCGGGCGGATGACAAGGTGGAGACCTTCTCGAAGGGGATGGCCCAGAAGGCCCAGTTCCTCGGGGTCATCCTTCACGAACCCGATCTGCTGGTGCTCGACGAGCCCTTCAGCGGCCTCGACCCGCTGAACGTCGAACTGTTCAAGCAACTCCTGCAGCAACGACAGCAGGCCGGAGCCACGATTCTGCTCTCGACGCACCTCATCGAGGACGCCGAGCGCCTCTGCGAGCGCGTGTGCATGATCGCGGGAGCAACGAAGGTGCTCGATGGCCGGATCCGTGACATCAAGGCCGCGGCGGGGCGGCGCGACATCGCGCTCTCCTTCGAGGGGAATCCCACGTTCCTCGATGCGCCGGATCTCATCGAGGACATCTCGGCGCACGGCACGTACGTGGAGGTCCGCATGCCGGAGGGGGCGGATCCCCAGGCGCTGCTGCGGCGGGCGGTGGACAGCGGCGCCTTGATCTCGCGCTTCGAACTCATCGAACCTTCGCTTCGCCAGATCTTCATCGAGAAGGCGACGGAGGCCGGACTCTCGCACGAGGACGAGAGCGAGGACGACGAGGCGGCGGCATGA
- a CDS encoding AbrB/MazE/SpoVT family DNA-binding domain-containing protein, with the protein MAIFRVMYYRDITVGSGGRITIPLEMRDHMRLADGDALKVRLEESESGQRQFTVWKTESSPNI; encoded by the coding sequence ATGGCGATCTTCCGCGTCATGTACTATCGCGACATCACCGTGGGAAGCGGTGGCCGTATCACGATTCCTTTGGAGATGCGCGACCATATGCGACTGGCCGATGGCGATGCATTGAAAGTTCGCCTCGAGGAAAGCGAATCCGGCCAGCGCCAGTTCACCGTCTGGAAGACGGAATCCAGCCCGAACATCTAG
- a CDS encoding ubiquinone/menaquinone biosynthesis methyltransferase — translation MKLNRRISGQIERPADKRRYVRRLFAGVAGRYDLTNDVMSLGLHRRWKRRLLARADLRPDHRILDLAAGTGDLARGALGQATREAFEIHVVAADLTPEMMRVGRGRPGPALAGWIGADALRLPFPDGAFDRVVVGYGLRNFAGLDAALAESFRCLRPGGRLISLDFGHPRSAALRRIYLGYLDVSTRVAGWALHRDQESYVYIPESLRRFPDQREMVRRMETAGFVECGYEDLLMGTMAINYGDRR, via the coding sequence TTGAAGCTCAATCGACGCATCTCCGGCCAGATCGAACGGCCGGCGGACAAGCGACGCTACGTCCGCCGGCTGTTCGCGGGCGTGGCCGGCCGCTACGACCTCACCAACGATGTCATGTCGCTGGGTCTCCACCGCCGCTGGAAGCGCCGGCTGCTCGCGCGGGCCGACCTGCGCCCGGACCACCGCATCCTCGATCTCGCGGCCGGCACCGGAGACCTCGCCCGCGGAGCCCTGGGCCAAGCCACGCGCGAGGCGTTCGAGATCCACGTCGTCGCCGCGGATCTCACGCCCGAGATGATGCGGGTGGGACGCGGACGACCGGGCCCCGCCCTCGCCGGCTGGATCGGGGCCGATGCGCTTCGTCTGCCCTTCCCCGATGGCGCGTTCGACCGCGTCGTCGTCGGCTACGGTCTGAGGAACTTCGCCGGCCTGGACGCCGCGCTGGCCGAGAGCTTCCGCTGCCTGCGCCCCGGCGGGCGGCTGATCTCGCTCGATTTCGGCCACCCGCGCTCCGCGGCGCTGCGCCGCATCTACCTCGGGTACCTCGACGTCTCGACCCGTGTCGCGGGCTGGGCGCTCCACCGCGATCAGGAGTCCTACGTGTACATCCCCGAGTCGCTCAGGAGGTTTCCGGATCAGCGGGAGATGGTCCGCCGGATGGAAACCGCCGGGTTCGTGGAGTGCGGCTACGAAGACCTGCTGATGGGCACGATGGCCATCAACTACGGAGACCGCCGCTAG
- a CDS encoding TonB-dependent receptor, with product MDPSLTGLAGIVRDTLQGVLIPGATVSATWIEDDGPRRTVSVEADDNGVYLLCGLPPMEDLTVSARFPSFRTEPVQVSIAPGPPAGWDILVGVEEGALARLLTVPGRIVGRVVDRGSGRPVEAANVVLSDTLLAEDRQRMTDGSGRFMFSDLDPGTYRVTVDHLTFDPLDQLVYLPSDRTVQVDFELSVDPIELAPIVVTALREKRLELQGFYDRRELGEAIGAGIFLTRDDIQDAGAIRVTHYLGRIPGIRTECTGGANNNCVIRMTRGVPSLSSRAEYGCMNANIYLDGVRVIRDGGGFSDSIDNFVSPGEVAGIEVYRGPSELPAEFGGAVGRCGAIVIWTGPAMRRRSP from the coding sequence ATGGATCCGTCCCTCACCGGTCTCGCCGGCATCGTCCGCGATACGCTTCAAGGCGTCCTCATCCCGGGGGCCACGGTCTCAGCGACCTGGATCGAAGACGATGGACCGCGGCGCACGGTCTCCGTGGAGGCGGACGACAACGGCGTATACCTCCTCTGCGGCCTTCCGCCGATGGAGGATCTCACGGTGAGCGCGAGGTTCCCCTCCTTCCGCACGGAGCCGGTCCAGGTGAGCATCGCACCGGGTCCCCCCGCCGGGTGGGACATTCTCGTGGGAGTGGAGGAAGGGGCGCTCGCCCGCCTGCTTACGGTGCCCGGCCGAATCGTGGGTCGGGTGGTGGATCGCGGTTCCGGCCGGCCGGTCGAAGCGGCGAACGTCGTCCTCTCGGATACGCTATTGGCGGAGGACCGGCAGCGCATGACCGATGGCAGCGGCCGCTTCATGTTCTCGGACCTCGATCCTGGAACGTACCGCGTGACCGTCGATCACCTCACCTTCGATCCCCTGGACCAGTTGGTGTATCTGCCGAGCGACCGGACCGTGCAGGTGGATTTCGAACTCAGCGTGGACCCGATCGAACTCGCGCCGATCGTCGTCACGGCGTTGCGAGAGAAGCGACTGGAGTTGCAGGGATTCTACGACCGGCGTGAACTGGGCGAAGCCATCGGCGCCGGAATATTCCTTACGCGGGACGACATCCAGGACGCCGGGGCGATCCGCGTGACGCACTACCTGGGACGGATTCCGGGCATACGTACGGAGTGCACCGGAGGCGCGAACAACAACTGCGTCATCCGCATGACGCGGGGCGTGCCCAGTCTGAGCAGTCGCGCCGAGTACGGGTGCATGAACGCGAACATCTACCTGGACGGCGTCCGGGTGATCCGCGACGGCGGCGGCTTCAGCGACTCGATCGACAACTTCGTCTCGCCGGGCGAAGTCGCCGGGATCGAGGTCTATCGGGGCCCGAGCGAGTTGCCGGCCGAGTTCGGCGGAGCTGTTGGGCGCTGCGGGGCCATCGTCATCTGGACGGGCCCGGCGATGAGGCGGCGTTCGCCCTAG
- a CDS encoding ABC transporter permease → MDPLLEALRLITSGDLYVWNVILRSLQISGSALLLAMVIGLPIGIAVGLTRFRLRLPLVAVINAGLAFPPVVVGLGVFLVLSRAGPLGDLQLLYTPAAMIGAQAILAGPYIAAVSLAAVENIPRDISLQARALGASRRQAIILQLREVRTSLVAAVAAGFGAIISEVGAVMMVGGNILGETRVMTTAIVLETRRGNFDVAIAMGIVLMLIALCVNAVLLLIGRRTIRRGQVA, encoded by the coding sequence GTGGATCCGCTGCTCGAGGCTCTCCGGCTCATCACGTCGGGTGACCTGTACGTCTGGAACGTCATCCTCCGCTCGCTGCAGATCAGCGGATCGGCGCTCCTCCTGGCCATGGTCATCGGACTTCCCATCGGGATCGCGGTCGGGCTGACGCGATTCCGGCTTCGCCTTCCCCTGGTCGCGGTGATCAACGCGGGTCTCGCGTTTCCTCCCGTCGTCGTCGGCCTCGGCGTCTTCCTCGTTCTGTCGCGGGCGGGTCCGCTGGGCGACCTGCAACTGCTCTACACGCCGGCCGCCATGATCGGCGCCCAGGCGATTCTGGCTGGCCCGTACATCGCCGCGGTGAGCCTCGCGGCGGTGGAGAACATCCCCCGGGACATCTCCCTTCAGGCGCGGGCGCTCGGCGCGAGCCGGCGGCAGGCGATCATCCTGCAGTTGAGGGAGGTGCGGACGTCGCTCGTGGCGGCGGTGGCGGCGGGGTTCGGGGCCATCATCAGCGAGGTGGGCGCGGTGATGATGGTGGGCGGCAACATCCTCGGAGAAACCCGCGTGATGACGACAGCGATCGTGCTGGAGACGCGGCGTGGCAACTTCGACGTCGCGATCGCCATGGGGATCGTCCTCATGCTCATCGCGCTCTGCGTGAACGCGGTGCTCCTCCTGATCGGCCGGCGCACGATCCGCCGCGGCCAGGTCGCGTGA
- a CDS encoding ABC transporter permease, which produces MNPFTPRVAAVIRREFVLRVKSKWFLLSTLGLPVLIVGLGGLAGFLAVSSATDAGEERRVIGVADPAGLIGDLLVEEFLADSLDAVRAADMEELSVDEARTRLSDSSYDMLLMIPRGAGRRSAEMPAEAPDAEETAEEAEEESGGDDGRTTLLARGSVPSVIEGSVRGALQRASVRARLRSIGVQSIDPGALLQRTSFDVINVTESGEARSQDIYRALSFGIAFFFYFILLIYGQMIVRAILEEKQSDIVEIMVSSLRPWELMLGKIVGVGAVGIAQMAVWALIFALAAVYGLTAGASTLAEAGIDLASIPVPWGTLVLMFFFLIFGYLLYAGMFAGAGATISNEHDAQQVMLPITLLIILPFIATQGVIQSPNAGWGVILSLVPFFSPLVMPARLFATSVPVWQWLASLVLLGVFVLGAAWVAGRIFRVGILMKGQRANLPQVLRWIRHG; this is translated from the coding sequence ATGAATCCGTTCACGCCCAGGGTCGCGGCCGTGATCCGCCGGGAGTTCGTGCTGCGCGTGAAGTCCAAGTGGTTCCTCCTCTCCACGCTGGGCCTCCCGGTGCTGATCGTCGGACTCGGCGGCCTCGCCGGCTTCCTCGCCGTGAGCAGCGCGACGGATGCGGGCGAGGAGCGCAGGGTCATCGGGGTCGCCGACCCGGCCGGGCTCATCGGAGACCTCCTCGTCGAGGAGTTTCTCGCGGACTCGCTCGACGCCGTGCGGGCCGCGGACATGGAGGAGCTTTCGGTCGACGAGGCGCGGACGCGGCTCTCCGATTCCTCGTACGACATGCTGCTGATGATCCCGAGGGGCGCAGGCCGGCGCTCCGCGGAGATGCCGGCGGAGGCGCCGGACGCGGAAGAGACGGCGGAAGAGGCGGAGGAAGAGTCCGGGGGGGACGACGGGCGGACGACGCTGCTCGCGCGGGGCAGCGTTCCTTCCGTCATCGAGGGCTCGGTCCGGGGCGCCCTCCAGCGGGCATCGGTGCGGGCGCGTCTGCGCTCGATCGGCGTGCAGAGCATCGATCCCGGCGCGCTGCTCCAGCGGACCTCGTTCGACGTCATCAACGTCACGGAGTCCGGCGAAGCGCGGTCCCAGGATATCTACCGGGCGCTCAGCTTCGGCATCGCGTTCTTCTTCTACTTCATCCTGCTCATCTACGGACAGATGATCGTGCGGGCGATCCTCGAGGAGAAGCAGTCCGACATCGTCGAGATCATGGTCTCCTCGCTGCGCCCCTGGGAACTGATGCTGGGCAAGATCGTGGGCGTCGGGGCGGTGGGCATCGCGCAGATGGCCGTCTGGGCGCTGATCTTCGCGCTCGCGGCGGTGTACGGCCTCACCGCCGGCGCCTCCACGCTGGCGGAGGCGGGGATCGACCTCGCGAGCATCCCGGTCCCGTGGGGCACGCTCGTGCTGATGTTCTTCTTTCTCATCTTCGGCTACCTGCTCTACGCGGGCATGTTCGCCGGCGCCGGCGCGACGATCAGCAACGAGCACGACGCCCAGCAGGTCATGCTCCCGATCACGCTGCTGATCATCCTTCCCTTCATCGCGACGCAGGGCGTGATCCAGAGCCCGAACGCCGGTTGGGGCGTCATCCTCTCCCTCGTGCCGTTCTTCAGTCCGCTGGTGATGCCGGCGCGGCTGTTCGCCACCTCGGTCCCGGTGTGGCAGTGGCTCGCGTCGCTGGTTCTGCTGGGGGTCTTCGTCCTCGGGGCGGCGTGGGTCGCGGGCCGCATCTTCCGGGTCGGGATTCTGATGAAGGGCCAGCGCGCCAACCTGCCGCAGGTGCTGCGGTGGATACGCCACGGCTGA
- a CDS encoding substrate-binding domain-containing protein: MDTPRLNFALLLALGGGVCAGACGTDADTFVLGATTSTYDSGLLEHLIARFNEDQPGLRVRTVIAGSGEALELGRTGDVDLLLVHAPEAEARFVEAGHAPRRSPVLVNGYVIAGPPSDPARIRGSASPSEAFATLAEGEHGFVSRGDSSGTHYREIAFWREAGVAAGGAWYVESGQGQATTLHVASERGAYVLTDGATLAMLSPVLDLDALVEDHASLRNVYSLLAPRAAVRPERAAVFADWLRSANGRRAIGEFRVRGGGEALFAPWPGDDPAN; encoded by the coding sequence GTGGATACGCCACGGCTGAACTTCGCCCTCCTTCTTGCCCTCGGCGGCGGAGTGTGCGCCGGGGCGTGCGGAACCGACGCGGACACGTTCGTGCTCGGTGCCACGACCTCCACCTACGATTCGGGTCTGCTCGAACACCTGATCGCCCGCTTCAACGAAGACCAGCCCGGGCTCCGGGTGCGCACGGTCATCGCGGGGAGCGGCGAAGCGCTGGAACTCGGTCGCACGGGAGACGTGGACCTCCTGCTCGTGCACGCGCCCGAAGCCGAGGCCCGTTTCGTCGAGGCGGGCCACGCGCCGCGGCGGAGTCCCGTCCTCGTCAACGGATACGTGATCGCGGGGCCACCGTCGGATCCCGCGCGGATTCGCGGATCCGCGTCCCCGTCCGAGGCGTTCGCGACGCTCGCGGAGGGGGAGCACGGCTTCGTCTCGCGCGGCGACAGCTCGGGCACGCACTACCGCGAGATCGCCTTCTGGCGCGAGGCGGGCGTGGCGGCCGGCGGCGCATGGTATGTGGAGTCCGGGCAGGGTCAGGCCACGACGCTGCACGTGGCCAGCGAACGCGGCGCGTACGTCCTCACGGATGGCGCGACGCTCGCGATGCTGTCGCCGGTGCTCGACCTCGACGCGCTCGTCGAGGACCACGCATCGCTGCGCAACGTCTATTCGTTGCTGGCGCCGCGCGCGGCGGTCCGGCCGGAACGCGCCGCGGTCTTCGCGGACTGGCTGCGCTCCGCGAACGGACGCCGCGCCATCGGGGAATTCCGGGTGCGCGGCGGCGGCGAGGCCCTCTTCGCCCCGTGGCCCGGCGACGATCCCGCAAACTAG